The Desulfovibrio fairfieldensis sequence CTGCAACGGTCCTGCGCCGATCTGCGCTCGGGCAACTACTAGAGGGGGTCGTCATGGAAACAACCTTGTTTCAGGACCCCGCGTTCTGGCTGCTCACGCTCTTTCTGATCCCCCTGCTGCTCAGGGTGCCCATCGCCCTTTCCCTGGGCTTTGCGGCCCTGGTGGTCGTCTGGAAGTGGGACATGGGCTTCAGCATGCTCTCCTACAACTTTTTCGCGGGCATCGCCAAATTTCCCCTCCTGGCCATCCCCTTCTTCATCCTGGCGGGCTATATCATGGAGCGCGCGGGCATCGCGGCGCGCATTGTGGCCCTGATGGAAGCCCTGACCGGCTCCATGACCGGCGGCCTGGCCGTGGCTACCGTGGCCGTGGCCACCTTCTGGGGAGCGGTAAGCGGCTCCGGCCCGGCCACGGTGGCCGCGCTGGGCCTGATCCTGATCCCCGGCATGGCCATGGCGGGCTATGACAAAGCCTTTGCCGCGGCCACGGTTTCCGTGACCTCGGGTCTGGCCATCGTCATTCCGCCGAGCATCGCCTTCATCGTCTACGGCGGCGTGGCCAATGTCTCGGTACCGGCGCTGTTCGCGGCGGGCTTTATCCCCGGCGTCATTGTGGCCTTGTTCATCATGGGCGCGGTGCTGATCATTTCGCGCAAAAAGGGCTACCGGGGCGAAAAGCGCGGCCAGCCGGTGAGCAAGGCCTTGCGCGAGGCCTTCTGGGGCATAATGACGCCTGTGGTCATTCTCGGCGGCATTTACGGCGGCGTGTTCACGCCCACCGAGGCCGCGGCTGTGGCCGTGTTCTATGGCCTGTTCGTGGGCGTGTTCATTTACCGCACCATCAACAGCCTGAACATGCTGTTCGAAATTTTTTCCGCCAGCATGCGGGCCACAGCCGTGGTCATGATTGTGGTGACCTGCGCGGGCCTTTATTCCTGGGTGGCCTCCACCGTGGGCCTGGTGGAAAAAGGTTCGGCCGTGCTGCTCTCCCTGTCGGACAACCAGTGGGTTGTGCTGCTGATGATCAACATCATCCTGCTGCTGGCAGGCATGCTGCTGGACGCCATCTCCATTTATTACGTTTTTCTGCCCTTCATGCTGCCCATCATGGCCCACTTTCACTGGGATCCCATCTGGTTCGGCATCATGATGACGGTCAACCTGGCCGTGGGACAAGTCACGCCGCCCGTGGCGGTCAATCTGTATGTGGGGGCCAACATCAGCGGCCTGAGCATGGAGCAGATCAGCAAACCGGCCCTGCCGCTGATTTTCGCGGCATTGCTGGCCCTGGTCGTCATTGTGCTCTTCCCCCGGCTTTCCACATTCCTGCCGCAACTGCTCGGCCTGTCATAGCCGACATTCTACTTGAAAGGCTCTAAACGCGACAAAGCCCCCGTCCTAGATTCGAACGGGGGCTTTGCCGCCAATGTCTTACAAAGATGAATCGCTACATATGCCGAGGCATTCCCGCAGCGCTTCCTCATGGGCCATACGGGAAGCCGGGGAAAAACAAACCAGCCGCACCTCGTCCGGTTCCGGGTGATCGCGCAGGAAATCCAGCACCGTGGCCACGGCGATATGAGCCGCCTCCCGTGCCGGATAGCCGTAAACACCGGTGGAAATGGCCGGAAAGGCCACAACCCGCGCCTTGACGCCCACGGCCTCTTCCAGAGCGCGTCGGTATGCCGAGGCCAACAGACGCGCTTCGCCGTGCGTGCCGCCCCGCCAGACCGGGCCCACTGTGTGGATGACATAGCGCGCGGGAAGGCGAAAGCCGGGCGTGACTTTGGCCTCGCCCGTGGGACAACCGCCCAGAGGACGGCAGACGGCCAGGAGTTCCGGTCCGGCGGCACGGTGAATGGCTTCGTCCACGCCGCCTCCGCCCAGCAGGCCTTCATTGGCGGCATTGACAACGACATCCACTGCTTGGCGGGTGATGTCGCCTTCCATAATGCGCAACCGTCGCGCGGCCTTTTCCATATGATTTGCTTTCGGCATGGCATTGCGGCTTCAGGGCCGACAATATCCTCCCACAGCCCCGTGCGGGCTGAGTACGATCTGCCACAATTGCAGATCACGCGCGCGGAACGCCCCGGCGCAACTCAGCAAATAGTAATGAAACATACGAAACACGCTTTCCGAGCAAGAGAATTTTCCCTCTTCCCGTCCTCGTCTGAAGTTCTCGGCCCAGGCCATCAGAGTCTTGTCGTAATCGGCCCCGAAATTGTGCCAGTCTTCCATGACAAAACGTCCGGCAATGGCATTACCGATCTCGGCAATGCTGGGCAGGATGCCGTTGCGGAAGATATATTTTTCAATCCACGGGTCCACGGAAAGGCGTTTCTGATTGGCGCCGATGGTGTGCAGCAGAAAAAGGCCGTCCTCACGGAGCAGATGATAGGCCGAATCCATGAACACGGCATAGTTTTTGTGGCCCACATGCTCGAACATGCCCACGGAAACAACGCGCTCATACTTCCCGATCAGGGAACGATAGTCTTTCAGCAGCCACTCCACATCCAGGCCCTGGCTGTGGCTCTCGGCATATTGGGCCTGAGCCCAGGAAACTGTGACGCCCGTCACATGCACACCATACTGCTGTGCCATGTAGCGCCCCAGGCCGCCCCAGCCGCAGCCGATGTCCAGGACGCGCATACCCGGCTTTAACTGCAATTTGCGGCAGATCAGCTCCATTTTATCCTGCTGGGCCCGCTCCAGGCTGTCGGCGTGTTCCCAATAACCGCAGCTATACTGCATGAATGGGTCGAGCATGGCTTCAAACATGTCGTTGTCAAAGTCATAATGCCCTCTGGCCACCATGCGTGCGCGGGCCACGCTTTGCAAATTACGCAAGGCATAGGCGGCAATGCCCAGCAAGACCGGCAGTGTCAGCCGGAAATGCTTTTCCAGGTCGCCGCGCATAATCCGGTAAAAGAGCTGGTCCAGGGCTTGGCAGTCCCACCAGCCTTCCATATAGGCTTCGCCGAGGCCCAGGCTGCCCTGGCGGATGACCCGGTCCCAAAGGCGATGGTTATGTATTTGAATATCCCAAGGTCGGGATCCGTTTATCTGTACGTCAATCTTGGCCAGCATCTCCTTGATGACCGACTCTGTCATGGTTATGGCTCCAAATGCTTTTTCCGCCGCTCTGTATTGTCAAAAAGCCGCCGCCGAAAAAGAACAGCGGAAACAAAAAGAAGGTCAGGGGCAACAGCTTTTTCATATATTACCTTATACTTCTTTTGAAGTATCCCCATCCGCGCCTGTTGACAAGAGGCGCATGTTCTAAAAATACCTTATTATTTATTATAGTTAAATAAAAAATTTACGGCCTTGCACTTGTGCATAACAAAAGGCTACGGGGTACGCGGCGAACTTTGCCTTGCGGAACGGATTTTGCTATTACTTCGGACATATCACTATGCTTCTGTCCCACAGGATGAATTGATGGCACATACTCTTCTGGTTACGGGCGGCGCGGGCTTCATCGGCTCGGCTGTAGTCCGCGAGATGCTTTCGGCCAGCGCTTGGCGCGTGGTCAACGTGGACAAACTCACCTACTCCGGCAATCCGGCCTCCCTGGCCGATGTGGCGGACAATTCGCGTTATAATTTCATCCAGGCCGACATCGCGGATGCTGCGGCCATGCGCGCGGCCTTTGAAATTTTTGAGCCGGACGCGGTCATGCATCTGGCGGCGGAAAGCCATGTGGACCGCTCCATTGACAGCCCGGCGGCCTTTCTGGAAACCAACGTGCACGGCACCTTTGTCCTGCTGGAAGAGGCCCGTCGCTACTGGAAAAGCCTGACTGCCTCGGGTTCCCCCAAGGCTCGGGATTTTCGTTTCCATCATATTTCCACAGATGAGGTTTTCGGCGATCTGAGCGGCGGCCAGGGCTTTTTCACTGAAGAGACGCCCTATGCGCCCAGTTCGCCCTATTCGGCCAGCAAAGCGGCTTCGGACCATCTGGTGCGGGCCTGGCAGCGCACTTACGGCCTGCCAACTCTGGTGACCAATTGCTCCAATAATTACGGGCCGCGCCAATTTCCGGAAAAATTGATTCCTCTGACCATTCTCAATGCCCTGGCCGGGCGGGAGCTGCCTGTGTATGGCGACGGCGGCCAGATCCGCGACTGGCTCCATGTGGAGGATCATGTGCGCGCCCTGCTCCTGGTGCTGGCGCGCGGGTGTGTGGGCGAAACGTATGCCGTGGGTGGGCACTGCGAAAAAAGGAATATCGACGTGGTGCGCGCCATTTGTGAACTTCTGGAAGAAATGGCGCCTCAGAAACCGGCGGGGGTCAGCCGCTATGCGGATCTGATCAGCTTTGTGCGCGACCGGCCCGGCCATGACAGTCGCTATGCCATTGACGCCTCCAAGATCGCCACGGAGCTGGGCTGGCGGCCGCGCGAAAGTTTTGCCACCGGCCTGCGCAAAACCGTGCGCTGGTACCTCGACAATGAGGCTTGGTGGCGGGCCGTTCTGGACGGCAGTTATCGTTGCGAACGCCTGGGCACCCGGGTCTGAGGAGAGGGAGGCATGGACTACAAAGGCATTGTTCTGGCCGGCGGCACGGGCACGCGCCTGCACCCCATTACCCTGGGCGTGTCCAAACAGCTTCTGCCCATTTACGACAAACCCATGATCTATTATCCCCTGTCCGTGCTCATGCTGGCGGGAATCAGGGAAATACTGGTCATTTCCACCCCCTTGGACCTGCCCCAGTACCAGCGCCTGCTGGGAGACGGCTCCCGTTTCGGACTGAGCCTGAGTTATGCCGTGCAGCCCGAACCCGCGGGCATTGCCCAAGCCTTTCTCATCGGCGAGCGTTTTCTGGAGTCGTCGCCGGTTTGCCTGATTCTGGGCGACAATATCTTTCACGGCCAGCATTTCACCGAAAAACTGTTGCGCGCCGCCTCCCAGCGGCAGGGAGCCACCATTTTCGGCTATATGGTCAAAGACCCCGAACGCTTCGGCGTGGTGAGCTTTGACGATGCGGGTAAAGCCATGGCTATCGTGGAGAAGCCGACCAAGCCCCTGTCGCCTTTTGCCGTCACCGGACTGTATTTTTATGACCACGCTGTAGTGGACATCGCCAAGAAGATCCTTCCCTCGGCGCGCGGCGAGCTGGAAATCACCAGTGTCAACCAAGCCTATCTTGAACGCGGCCAACTGCGCGTGGAAAAACTGGGACGCGGCTTTGCCTGGCTGGATACAGGCACACACGCCAGCCTTCTGGAAGCCTCGGCCTATGTCCAGACCATTGAGGAACGCCAGGGGCTCAAAGTAGCCTGCCTGGAAGAAATCGCCTGGCGACAGGGCTGGATAGACGACACGGCCATGGAACAAGCCGGACATTTCTTTGCCAAAACCGGTTACGGCCAATATCTATTGCGCCTGTTGCAGGCGCGCTGAAGGGAAAAAGATGGAATTCAAGACGTTGGCCCCTAATGGTCCAGTGCTGATGATCCCGGTTGTCCACGGCGACGAACGCGGTTTTTTTATGGAAACTTTTCGTCAGAATGAATTTGAGGCCCAATGCGGCCCGCATACTTTTGTTCAGGACAATCACAGCAAGTCCCGTCAAGGCGTCCTGCGCGGCATGCACTATCAGCTCCGGCAGCCTCAGGGCAAGCTGGTGCGGGTGGTTCACGGGCAAGTTTACGATGTGGTCGTTGATCTGCGTGTTTCCTCGCCCACGTTCGGCCAAAACTTCGCCGCTCTCCTCGATGATGCGAATCGCCATATGCTCTGGGTACCGCCCGGCTTTGCGCACGGCTTTCTGGTACTGAGTTCAGAGGCGGAATTCATATACAAGTGCACAACGTATTACGCGCCTGATGACGAATACTGTCTGCGCTGGGATGATCCAGTTCCCGGCATTACGTGGCCATTACTCGCCGAAGCCCTTGTCGTCTCCGCCAAAGACCGGGAAGGACTTGCCTTCGGGGATTGTCCCAAATATCGCTGACAGGAAATGAATATGATAAGCACGCCGTGCCGCATTTCAGTCATTATCCCCTGCTACAATTACGGTCGCTTCTTGCCCGACGCCGTCAACAGCGTGCTGGGTCAGAAAAAAGACGGGCTGGCAGTAGAAATCATTGTCGTGGACGACGGCTCCACGGACGACACTGCTGCCGTGGCTCAACGTCTCGGGTCGTCCATCCAGTATATCTATCAGGAAAATCAGGGGCTTTCAGCGGCGCGCAATACAGGAATCCGGGCCGCTAAAGGTGATTACCTTGTTTTTTTGGATGCTGACGACCTACTGACCGCCGGAACGCTGGCAAGCCATCTGGACAATTTTACAGCCCATCCGGAATTGGACGTCAGCGTCTGCCTGAGCCTTCAAACCTTTGAAAATAAGAACGGCTCGACGGCAAATTATTTATGGCCTCTCAAATGCGCCCATCTGGACATGCACCTCTGCCGCAGCAACATTTCTCCAGTGCATACCTTTATGCTGCGCGCCAACGCCGCACAGGAAATCGGTTTTTTTGATCCTGACCTCAAGGCCTGTGAAGATCAGGACTATTGGCTGCGTTGCGCCGCTCTGGGCAAACGTTTTGGAGTCAATCCCGAGGGCTTGGTCATTTACCGGCAGCACGGCCAAAGCATGACCAGCCAGATGCCACGACAGTTGGCCCACGATGCCGCTATTCGTTTTAAAATCAGTATGCTGCTGGAAACCAGGCCGGATTTTCCCCGGGCCGGAAAATTTTACGGCTGGCTGGCGCACGCCGCCGGAACTATCTGCAGCGCCTGCGGACTCTACTCAAGCGCGCCTCAGTTCGCTCTAAAACTGCTGGACGAATCGTCCAAAGCCATACTGAGGACCGCTGCGCTTGCAGCACAGACGAAGATAGAAGATGCCCATCTGATTCTGGCGGAACGCTACTTCGCCGGCGAATATTTCTTGCGGGCCAGTGGCTTTGCCGCTCATTTCTGCCGTACTCTTGAAAAAGCGACAGGTTTTCTTTCAACTCGCCACCCGCAGCTTGCCGCTCTAAGTACCGACTTATTGGATGCCAAACAAAAAAATATTTTTTTACGACTGTGCTGTGATTACCAGCGGATGGCGGCAACAGTCAAAAAAAAATTATCCTCTCAGTCTCCGAATCGATACGCTCAGCCATGATGCCATTCCCTTCAAAAGATGGCTCTGTCCTTTCACCGGCAAACATTACTTCGGCATAAACATTGCTTAAAACCTGTTACCGTAAAAACATCGGCACCCTCCAACCAATGTCTATGGGATTATATATGGCTGAGCACACACCACATTGCGCAGATTTACAGAAAAAATATTTGCATCATGAATGTCCCGAACACGGTTTGGAGTATTTTCTTTATGATGAAACCGTGCTTGCTGTACTTTTGCGAACTGCTTACAAAAACAAAGATATTAAATTTTTTACTCCGAGCACATTCTCTCAACAACTCGGCTACATGAATCGCCCCATAGGATACGATATTCCTCCGCATGATCATAATCCGGTTTCCCGCAAAGTGGAATGGACGCAGGAAACCCTATTTATCCGTTCGGGGCGCGTCCGACTTGATCTCTATGCGCCTGGCACACGAAACCATCTCGGCAGCTGTGAACTGCTGCCCGGAGATGTCGTTTTGCTGGCTCACGGCGGACATGGTTTCCATATGCTGGAACCAAGTGAAATGATTGAAGTCAAGCAAGGACCGTACGCCGGTGACATGGACAAAACACGTTTTGTGCCGCAAGACGGTCCGCTAGCGAGGAGCAATGCTCATGAATGACTTTCTCCCTGTTTGCGAACCGCTTCTTGCGGGCAACGAGCTCAAATATGTCACCGATGCGGTGGCAAGCGGCTGGATTTCCTCCTCGGGTTCATACGTTTCGGCTTTTGAGCAGGCTTTTGCAGACTATTGTGGCGTACGGCACGGCATAGCCGTATGCAACGGCACGGTGGCCCTGCATCTTGCCCTGACGGCCTTGGGCGTGGGCAAAGGGGATGAGGTGATTATTCCAGATTTCACCATGATCTCCTCCGCCCTTGCCGTTTGCGGTACCGGTGCCGTGCCCGTATTCGTTGACGCCGACGCGGACACCTGGAACATTTCGCCCCGTGAAGTGGAAAAATTGATCACGCCACGCACAAAAGCCATCATGGCCGTACATATTTTCGGCACCCCTTGCGACATGGCCGCGCTGGAGGAAATCGCCTCCCGTTACAACGTCGCTCTCATGGAAGACGCAGCGG is a genomic window containing:
- a CDS encoding TRAP transporter large permease, producing METTLFQDPAFWLLTLFLIPLLLRVPIALSLGFAALVVVWKWDMGFSMLSYNFFAGIAKFPLLAIPFFILAGYIMERAGIAARIVALMEALTGSMTGGLAVATVAVATFWGAVSGSGPATVAALGLILIPGMAMAGYDKAFAAATVSVTSGLAIVIPPSIAFIVYGGVANVSVPALFAAGFIPGVIVALFIMGAVLIISRKKGYRGEKRGQPVSKALREAFWGIMTPVVILGGIYGGVFTPTEAAAVAVFYGLFVGVFIYRTINSLNMLFEIFSASMRATAVVMIVVTCAGLYSWVASTVGLVEKGSAVLLSLSDNQWVVLLMINIILLLAGMLLDAISIYYVFLPFMLPIMAHFHWDPIWFGIMMTVNLAVGQVTPPVAVNLYVGANISGLSMEQISKPALPLIFAALLALVVIVLFPRLSTFLPQLLGLS
- a CDS encoding O-acetyl-ADP-ribose deacetylase, which produces MEKAARRLRIMEGDITRQAVDVVVNAANEGLLGGGGVDEAIHRAAGPELLAVCRPLGGCPTGEAKVTPGFRLPARYVIHTVGPVWRGGTHGEARLLASAYRRALEEAVGVKARVVAFPAISTGVYGYPAREAAHIAVATVLDFLRDHPEPDEVRLVCFSPASRMAHEEALRECLGICSDSSL
- the cfa gene encoding cyclopropane fatty acyl phospholipid synthase — translated: MTESVIKEMLAKIDVQINGSRPWDIQIHNHRLWDRVIRQGSLGLGEAYMEGWWDCQALDQLFYRIMRGDLEKHFRLTLPVLLGIAAYALRNLQSVARARMVARGHYDFDNDMFEAMLDPFMQYSCGYWEHADSLERAQQDKMELICRKLQLKPGMRVLDIGCGWGGLGRYMAQQYGVHVTGVTVSWAQAQYAESHSQGLDVEWLLKDYRSLIGKYERVVSVGMFEHVGHKNYAVFMDSAYHLLREDGLFLLHTIGANQKRLSVDPWIEKYIFRNGILPSIAEIGNAIAGRFVMEDWHNFGADYDKTLMAWAENFRRGREEGKFSCSESVFRMFHYYLLSCAGAFRARDLQLWQIVLSPHGAVGGYCRP
- the rfbB gene encoding dTDP-glucose 4,6-dehydratase; this translates as MAHTLLVTGGAGFIGSAVVREMLSASAWRVVNVDKLTYSGNPASLADVADNSRYNFIQADIADAAAMRAAFEIFEPDAVMHLAAESHVDRSIDSPAAFLETNVHGTFVLLEEARRYWKSLTASGSPKARDFRFHHISTDEVFGDLSGGQGFFTEETPYAPSSPYSASKAASDHLVRAWQRTYGLPTLVTNCSNNYGPRQFPEKLIPLTILNALAGRELPVYGDGGQIRDWLHVEDHVRALLLVLARGCVGETYAVGGHCEKRNIDVVRAICELLEEMAPQKPAGVSRYADLISFVRDRPGHDSRYAIDASKIATELGWRPRESFATGLRKTVRWYLDNEAWWRAVLDGSYRCERLGTRV
- the rfbA gene encoding glucose-1-phosphate thymidylyltransferase RfbA, which encodes MDYKGIVLAGGTGTRLHPITLGVSKQLLPIYDKPMIYYPLSVLMLAGIREILVISTPLDLPQYQRLLGDGSRFGLSLSYAVQPEPAGIAQAFLIGERFLESSPVCLILGDNIFHGQHFTEKLLRAASQRQGATIFGYMVKDPERFGVVSFDDAGKAMAIVEKPTKPLSPFAVTGLYFYDHAVVDIAKKILPSARGELEITSVNQAYLERGQLRVEKLGRGFAWLDTGTHASLLEASAYVQTIEERQGLKVACLEEIAWRQGWIDDTAMEQAGHFFAKTGYGQYLLRLLQAR
- the rfbC gene encoding dTDP-4-dehydrorhamnose 3,5-epimerase, whose protein sequence is MEFKTLAPNGPVLMIPVVHGDERGFFMETFRQNEFEAQCGPHTFVQDNHSKSRQGVLRGMHYQLRQPQGKLVRVVHGQVYDVVVDLRVSSPTFGQNFAALLDDANRHMLWVPPGFAHGFLVLSSEAEFIYKCTTYYAPDDEYCLRWDDPVPGITWPLLAEALVVSAKDREGLAFGDCPKYR
- a CDS encoding glycosyltransferase family 2 protein, which produces MISTPCRISVIIPCYNYGRFLPDAVNSVLGQKKDGLAVEIIVVDDGSTDDTAAVAQRLGSSIQYIYQENQGLSAARNTGIRAAKGDYLVFLDADDLLTAGTLASHLDNFTAHPELDVSVCLSLQTFENKNGSTANYLWPLKCAHLDMHLCRSNISPVHTFMLRANAAQEIGFFDPDLKACEDQDYWLRCAALGKRFGVNPEGLVIYRQHGQSMTSQMPRQLAHDAAIRFKISMLLETRPDFPRAGKFYGWLAHAAGTICSACGLYSSAPQFALKLLDESSKAILRTAALAAQTKIEDAHLILAERYFAGEYFLRASGFAAHFCRTLEKATGFLSTRHPQLAALSTDLLDAKQKNIFLRLCCDYQRMAATVKKKLSSQSPNRYAQP